One Gossypium raimondii isolate GPD5lz chromosome 3, ASM2569854v1, whole genome shotgun sequence genomic window carries:
- the LOC105795918 gene encoding probable aquaporin NIP-type, which translates to MPEKGFNLKSNDVMVVPVPITKIINALKWEQFCDARSLLDDELVQEFYASLITQDAIEVIVRKKNGQYVQGCITGHDLERLVERVHELNQDLMKPISILVGNLIFIQKVIAELVGTYFVIFAGCGSVVVNKLYDGIITFPGISVVWGLICMVMIYSVGHISGAHFNPAVTITFCIFRRFPMKQVPVYVVAQLLGSVLASETLTLVWDIPRDAFFGTVPVGPASRSLVLEIIISFLLMFVVSGVATDSRAIGELAGIAVGMTITLNVFVVGPISGASMNPARTLGPAIVMRVYDGIWVYMVGPMLGTVSGGFVYNLIRFTDKPLSELTRSSSFVKSMSKSTATATL; encoded by the exons atgccggaaaaaggttttaacctgAAGAGCAATGATGTGATGGTTGTTCCTGTGCCAATTACAAAgataatcaatgctctcaaaTGGGAACAATTCTGTGATGCTCGGTCACTTctcgatgatgaactagttcaagaattctatgctagtttgattACGCAAGATGCTATTGAAGTCATTGTTCGAAAGAAAAAt GGGCAGTATGTTCAAGGGTGTATTACaggtcatgatcttgaaaggttggTAGAAAGAGTGCATGAGTTGAACCAAG ATTTAATGAAACCTATCTCCATCCTAGTGGggaatttaatctttatacaaAAA GTAATTGCAGAGCTCGTGGGAACATATTTCGTGATATTTGCAGGATGTGGTTCAGTGGTGGTGAATAAGTTATACGACGGCATTATTACATTTCCTGGGATTTCTGTAGTTTGGGGTCTCATTTGTATGGTCATGATCTACTCTGTTGGTCATATTTCGGGTGCCCATTTTAATCCTGCGGTTACCATTACTTTCTGCATTTTCCGTCGTTTTCCTATGAAACAA GTGCCTGTTTATGTAGTGGCACAGCTCCTTGGATCAGTCCTAGCAAGCGAAACTTTAACTCTGGTTTGGGATATACCTCGAGATGCCTTTTTTGGAACAGTACCAGTTGGACCTGCTTCTCGATCTCTAGTTCTTGAGATTATCATTTCCTTTCTATTGATGTTTGTTGTATCGGGGGTGGCTACAGATAGTCGTGCT ATTGGAGAATTGGCTGGAATTGCAGTGGGGATGACAATAACGTTAAACGTGTTCGTAGTTGG ACCGATATCAGGGGCATCAATGAACCCAGCAAGGACACTTGGACCGGCTATAGTGATGCGTGTATACGATGGAATCTGGGTTTATATGGTTGGACCAATGCTGGGCACTGTATCGGGAGgatttgtttataatttgattagGTTCACTGATAAACCTCTAAGTGAACTAACCAGATCATCTTCTTTCGTGAAGAGCATGTCCAAAAGCACTGCCACCGCTACTCTTTAG